From the Streptomyces sp. Tu 2975 genome, one window contains:
- a CDS encoding RluA family pseudouridine synthase, which yields MSTIPEIRTLPVPDGLEGERVDAAISRMFGFSRTKAAELAAAGKVQVDGSVVGKSERVHGGAWLEVEMPQAPAPVQIVAEPVEGMEIVHDDDDIVVIVKPVGVAAHPSPGWTGTTVIGGLAAAGYRISTSGASERQGIVHRLDVGTSGLMVVAKSERAYTLLKQQFRERVVDKRYHALVQGHPDPLSGTIDAPIGRHPTLDYKWAVTAEGKPSVTHYDLIEAFRAASLLDIKLETGRTHQIRVHMAAHRHPCVGDLTYGADPTMAKRLGLTRQWLHAVRLGFEHPSDGQWVEYESTYPADLQQALDRIEAESA from the coding sequence GTGAGTACGATTCCCGAGATCCGCACCCTGCCCGTACCCGACGGCCTGGAGGGTGAGCGTGTGGACGCCGCCATCTCCCGGATGTTCGGGTTCTCCCGTACGAAGGCTGCTGAGCTGGCCGCTGCCGGGAAGGTGCAGGTCGACGGCTCGGTCGTCGGCAAGTCCGAGCGTGTGCACGGCGGCGCCTGGCTCGAGGTGGAGATGCCGCAGGCCCCCGCACCCGTGCAGATCGTCGCAGAGCCCGTCGAGGGCATGGAGATCGTGCACGACGACGACGACATCGTCGTGATCGTCAAGCCGGTCGGCGTGGCCGCGCATCCCAGCCCCGGCTGGACCGGCACCACTGTCATCGGCGGTCTCGCGGCGGCCGGTTACCGCATCTCCACGTCGGGCGCCTCCGAGCGCCAGGGCATCGTGCACCGTCTCGACGTCGGCACGTCCGGGCTGATGGTCGTCGCGAAGTCGGAGCGCGCGTACACGCTGCTGAAGCAGCAGTTCCGGGAGCGGGTCGTCGACAAGCGCTACCACGCGCTGGTGCAGGGCCACCCGGACCCCCTGAGCGGCACGATCGACGCCCCCATCGGCCGGCACCCCACCCTGGACTACAAGTGGGCGGTCACGGCGGAGGGCAAGCCCTCGGTGACGCACTACGACCTGATCGAGGCCTTCCGCGCGGCCTCGCTGCTGGACATCAAGCTGGAGACGGGCCGCACGCACCAGATCCGGGTGCACATGGCCGCGCACCGCCATCCCTGCGTGGGCGACCTGACGTACGGCGCCGACCCCACGATGGCGAAGCGGCTCGGTCTGACCCGGCAGTGGCTGCACGCCGTGCGACTCGGCTTCGAGCACCCGTCGGACGGGCAGTGGGTGGAGTACGAGAGCACCTACCCGGCCGACCTCCAGCAGGCGCTGGACCGGATCGAGGCGGAGAGCGCGTGA
- a CDS encoding TraR/DksA family transcriptional regulator, whose amino-acid sequence MVAKKTAGKTASARSAAAGATSGRPASQEPSGKKAAPRKSTSGTAGTAAEPVARKTTATGSQGTAARTTGRSVSRKASGGGTPANRTTASRSTTRKNPAKKAVAEEAAGTGGTAGKASAAAKRTTEPAAGSTTAKETSAKRTTTTTSTNRTGAAAKPAPADEAAAETAPAGKAAARTRKAAAKKASTAGKAGAEKTAAKVTSVADEAAAGEPAAEAAPAGKAAARTADKATAGKAAARTKKTTPAKKAVAEDAAEAGSAGKAAATADGAEKAAPAKRTTARRAAKKAGTDADRAPAPVTTEAADRATAAKQAAPAAEGAAEAAQQTGARTVAAKKTAGRASGAGGSAVAVSTPPAAAATPPGELAVRPGEDPWTQEEVDEARAELEGEAARLNAEITSSEAALAGLMRDSGDGAGDDEADTGAKNITREHEMALAANGREMLEQTERALQRLDTGTYGLCESCGKPIGKARMQAFPRATLCVECKQKQERRG is encoded by the coding sequence ATGGTGGCGAAGAAGACTGCCGGGAAGACGGCGTCCGCGCGTTCCGCCGCCGCGGGGGCGACGTCCGGGAGGCCGGCCTCCCAGGAGCCATCCGGCAAGAAGGCCGCGCCCCGGAAGTCCACGTCCGGGACGGCCGGCACCGCCGCGGAGCCGGTGGCCCGCAAGACGACCGCCACGGGATCACAGGGCACGGCGGCCCGCACCACCGGCAGATCCGTGTCGCGTAAGGCTTCCGGCGGCGGGACTCCGGCGAACAGGACGACGGCGAGCCGGTCGACGACCAGGAAGAACCCGGCGAAGAAGGCGGTGGCCGAGGAAGCGGCAGGGACCGGAGGTACGGCAGGGAAGGCCTCGGCCGCGGCGAAGAGGACGACCGAGCCGGCAGCCGGCAGCACGACAGCCAAGGAGACCTCAGCGAAGAGGACCACGACCACGACGAGCACCAACCGGACCGGGGCCGCCGCGAAGCCGGCCCCGGCCGACGAGGCGGCAGCCGAGACGGCTCCGGCCGGCAAGGCGGCGGCCAGGACCAGGAAGGCGGCCGCCAAGAAGGCGTCCACCGCCGGCAAGGCCGGCGCCGAAAAGACCGCGGCGAAGGTGACGAGCGTGGCCGACGAGGCTGCGGCCGGGGAGCCGGCAGCCGAAGCAGCCCCGGCCGGCAAGGCGGCGGCCAGGACCGCAGACAAGGCCACCGCCGGCAAGGCGGCGGCCAGGACCAAGAAGACGACCCCGGCCAAGAAGGCGGTGGCCGAGGACGCCGCCGAGGCGGGGTCGGCCGGGAAGGCCGCCGCCACGGCGGACGGCGCAGAGAAGGCGGCGCCGGCGAAGAGGACCACGGCCCGCAGGGCCGCGAAGAAGGCCGGTACGGACGCCGATCGGGCGCCCGCACCGGTGACCACGGAGGCCGCCGACCGGGCGACCGCCGCGAAACAGGCCGCGCCCGCGGCCGAGGGGGCGGCCGAGGCCGCACAGCAGACAGGAGCCAGGACGGTGGCAGCGAAGAAGACCGCGGGTAGGGCATCAGGCGCAGGCGGGAGCGCGGTGGCGGTTTCCACGCCCCCCGCGGCGGCCGCGACACCGCCGGGCGAGCTGGCGGTGCGGCCCGGTGAGGATCCGTGGACGCAGGAGGAGGTGGACGAGGCGCGGGCCGAACTCGAGGGCGAGGCGGCTCGGCTGAACGCGGAGATCACGTCCTCGGAGGCGGCGCTCGCCGGACTGATGCGGGACTCCGGCGACGGTGCCGGCGACGACGAGGCCGACACCGGCGCGAAGAACATCACGCGCGAGCACGAGATGGCGCTCGCGGCCAACGGCCGCGAGATGCTCGAGCAGACGGAGCGCGCTCTGCAGCGGCTCGACACCGGCACGTACGGTCTGTGCGAGAGCTGCGGCAAGCCGATCGGCAAGGCCCGCATGCAGGCGTTCCCGCGGGCGACCTTGTGCGTCGAGTGCAAGCAGAAGCAGGAACGCAGAGGCTGA
- a CDS encoding mechanosensitive ion channel domain-containing protein: protein MENILRPAAVLGGAVLLTVALGWAVDRVLRRIDDRHPETPLWDMLRRCRLPLQVVVLGALLRGAYRETRWSLVERHETAVGHVLSLVLIGASAWLVTRIVSAAVESSYTRYASSTRDPARVRRVRTQITLIMRIVTAVVAVVAVAAMLLTFPGMEKFGASMLASAGIIGIVAGVAAQSTLGNLFAGFQIAFGDMVRIGDTVVVDGEWGVVEEVTLTFLAVRTWDERRITMPVSYFTSKPFENWSRGGAQMTGTVYFQLDHSAPVALMREKLKEILAGCNAWDGRDWSLAVTDTTPSTIEIRAVVTAKDADDIWTARCTVREQMIAWLHEKHPYSLPRIATAAASLPPDGRWPRQAAPPREEEIHSNNAGDYTPTSDEAPRTGRG, encoded by the coding sequence ATGGAGAACATATTGCGCCCGGCCGCCGTCCTCGGCGGAGCGGTCCTGCTCACCGTCGCGCTCGGCTGGGCCGTCGACCGCGTGCTGCGCCGGATCGACGACCGCCACCCGGAGACCCCCCTGTGGGACATGCTGCGCCGCTGCCGCCTGCCGCTCCAGGTGGTGGTCCTCGGGGCCCTGTTGAGGGGTGCCTACCGGGAGACCCGCTGGTCCCTCGTCGAGCGCCATGAGACGGCTGTCGGCCATGTGCTCTCGCTGGTCCTGATCGGCGCCAGCGCCTGGCTGGTGACCCGCATCGTGTCCGCCGCCGTGGAGTCCTCGTACACCCGTTACGCGTCCTCCACCCGCGACCCGGCCCGGGTCCGCAGGGTGCGGACCCAGATCACGCTGATCATGCGGATCGTCACGGCCGTCGTCGCCGTGGTCGCCGTGGCCGCGATGCTGCTGACGTTCCCCGGCATGGAGAAGTTCGGCGCCTCGATGCTGGCGTCCGCGGGCATCATCGGCATCGTCGCCGGTGTCGCGGCCCAGTCCACCCTGGGCAATCTCTTCGCCGGCTTCCAGATCGCCTTCGGCGACATGGTCCGCATCGGCGACACGGTGGTGGTGGACGGCGAATGGGGCGTCGTGGAGGAGGTCACCCTCACGTTCCTCGCCGTACGGACCTGGGACGAGCGCCGCATCACCATGCCGGTGTCGTACTTCACGAGCAAGCCGTTCGAGAACTGGTCGCGCGGCGGGGCCCAGATGACGGGGACGGTCTACTTCCAGCTGGACCACTCGGCACCGGTCGCCCTGATGCGCGAGAAGCTCAAGGAGATCCTCGCCGGCTGCAATGCCTGGGACGGCAGGGACTGGAGCCTGGCCGTGACGGACACCACACCCAGCACGATCGAGATCCGTGCGGTCGTGACCGCGAAGGACGCCGACGACATATGGACGGCCCGCTGCACGGTGCGCGAGCAGATGATCGCCTGGCTGCACGAGAAGCATCCGTACTCCCTGCCCCGGATCGCCACGGCCGCGGCCTCCCTGCCGCCGGACGGCCGGTGGCCGCGGCAGGCCGCTCCCCCACGAGAGGAAGAGATCCACAGCAACAACGCGGGGGACTACACGCCCACGAGCGACGAGGCCCCCCGCACGGGCCGCGGCTGA
- a CDS encoding GNAT family N-acetyltransferase encodes MTVYSVRVAAGRADREACFAVRKEVFVAEQQVPEEIEYDAFDAEDADTVHVLAVAEDGRALGTGRLLHGASALKKTGGDLTVGSLGRLAVSKAARGLGVGVALVRAIEEAARTRGLAAVDLHAQTHALGFYERLGYAAYGSEFLDAGIAHLAMRRAL; translated from the coding sequence GTGACGGTGTACAGCGTGCGGGTGGCAGCGGGCCGGGCCGACCGCGAGGCGTGCTTCGCCGTCCGCAAGGAGGTCTTCGTCGCCGAGCAGCAGGTGCCGGAGGAGATCGAGTACGACGCGTTCGACGCCGAGGACGCGGACACCGTCCATGTCCTGGCCGTGGCCGAGGACGGCCGCGCGCTCGGTACCGGGCGGTTGCTGCACGGCGCCTCGGCGCTCAAGAAGACCGGCGGCGATCTCACGGTCGGTTCGCTCGGCAGGCTCGCGGTCAGCAAGGCGGCGCGCGGCCTCGGCGTGGGCGTGGCGCTCGTGCGCGCCATAGAGGAGGCGGCCCGGACGCGTGGACTCGCGGCCGTGGACCTGCACGCGCAGACCCATGCGCTCGGGTTCTACGAGCGGCTCGGGTACGCGGCCTACGGCTCCGAGTTCCTGGACGCCGGCATTGCGCACCTGGCGATGCGGCGGGCCCTCTAG
- the lspA gene encoding signal peptidase II, translating into MAEAERIIGTPDVDDEAAAPAEPPKGKRKIAVLFAVALVAYLLDLGSKLLVVAKLEHHEPIEIIGDWLKFEAVRNPGAAFGMGEAFTIIFTCIAATVIVVIVRLARKLYSGPWAVALGLLLGGALGNLTDRIFRSPGVFEGAVVDFIAPAHFAVFNLADSAIVCGGVLIVLLSFKGLDPDGTVHKD; encoded by the coding sequence GTGGCAGAGGCGGAGCGCATCATCGGTACGCCAGATGTTGACGACGAGGCTGCGGCGCCCGCCGAGCCGCCGAAGGGCAAGCGCAAGATCGCCGTGCTGTTCGCGGTGGCGCTCGTCGCCTATCTGCTCGACCTCGGCAGCAAGCTGCTCGTGGTGGCCAAGCTGGAGCACCACGAGCCGATCGAGATCATCGGCGACTGGCTGAAGTTCGAGGCGGTACGGAACCCGGGCGCCGCGTTCGGCATGGGTGAGGCCTTCACCATCATCTTCACCTGCATCGCGGCGACCGTGATCGTCGTGATCGTACGGCTGGCGCGCAAGCTCTACAGCGGTCCCTGGGCGGTCGCCCTCGGTCTGCTGCTGGGCGGGGCGCTCGGCAACCTGACGGACCGGATCTTCCGTTCGCCCGGCGTCTTCGAGGGCGCGGTCGTGGACTTCATCGCGCCCGCGCATTTCGCCGTCTTCAACCTCGCGGACTCCGCGATCGTGTGCGGTGGTGTCCTCATCGTGCTGCTGTCGTTCAAGGGCCTGGACCCCGACGGGACAGTCCACAAGGACTGA